The sequence below is a genomic window from Paenibacillus silvisoli.
TCGCCGCGATGGCAACCTCGGCGTCTTTGCCCGGCTTCAAGGAAGCGACGATCATGAACACGTTGCCTTTCTTCAAAGCATCCTGTCCGGACAGCTGCGTAGTCGCGGCATCTCGGTTAATGTAGCCTTTCTTGAATAAGCTGCGGGTCAGCGTCAGCTGATCCATATACTTCTTATCGTCGAAGCGCGTTATAACCTTCGTGCTCGTGCCGTCTTTGCGGATCAAGCCTTCGATCGTCGTATCGCCAAGGAAGTCCTGCTGCTGGAAATAGTGGGAGTTGAAGTTGTCGCCGTCACGCAGGAAGAGCGGCGTCATGCTCGGCATCTTCTGCTTCACTTTGGCCAAAATCGGCGCAAGATCGTTAACGGTTTTGACTTTATCCAGCTGAGCCGTCAGGCCGAGCTTGCTCGCGATATCTTTCCGGTAAATGACGCCGCCCTGCGCCGCGAGCTCCTTGTTGGTCGGCACGCCGTAGTTATGGCCGTTCACCTTGGCTCCCGCCAGGAATGCCGGATCGAGCGATTTCGTAATGTCTTTGCCGTATTTGGCGATCAAGTTGCCTGCCGGACCTTTCGGATCGTCCAGCGCGAGGAACACGTTCTTCGCGACGTCGTTCGCATGGCCGTTCCATTGCGCCGTGAAAATAATGTCCATCGGCTCGCGGCTTGCTTTGAGCAGGTTCATTTTGCTGTCCCATTGGCCCCAGTCGATCGGGATCAAGTCCATGGTCGCGTTGATTTTGTCGGTCAGGTAGATGCTCATTTTCGCTTCGACCTTGGCTTCGTCCTTCGCCGGCGAACCCGGGTAGTACAACGTCAGCTTGTATGGCTCCAGCGTGCTTCCGCCGGCCGCGCTGGCTACCGGCAAAGCGGATAAAACAAGGCTGCCGCCCACAATCAGAGAGATGCTTTGCCTCAGCTTGCTTTTACCTTTGAACATGCGGTAGTGCCTCCCTTTATTTAGTTGGTTTGCTGTCTATACTCAACCGGCGTTCCCGGATCGAGTCGTGGTAAAACCGCTGCTGCTGGGACCAAATCAGCCTCAACAACTTCAATCTCAGCCTTTGACGGCGCCGACTGTAAGCCCTTTCACGAAGAAGCGCTGGAAGAACGGATAAGCGAGCACGATCGGCCCGATGCCGACGACCGCCATGGCCATCGTCACCGTCTCTGTCGGCAGCTGGTAGTCCGGGTTCTGCGCGAGGATCGCCGAATAAGCAGATGAGTTTGCGCTGAGAAACGTTACATCGAGCAGCGCCTGATACATACGGAATTGAATCGTATACAACGAGTCGTCATTGATAAAAAGCAGGCTGAGGAACCAATCGTTCCAATAGTTCAGCGTGCAGAACAGGCCGACGGTTGCCAGCACGGGAAGCGACAGCGGCAGGACGATTTGGGCGAAAATACGCCATTCTCCCGAGCCGTCGATCTTCGCGGATTCAAGCAGCGCGGACGGTACCGAGTTGGTAAAGAAGGTGCGCAGCACCAGGACGAAGAACGGCTGAACGAACATCGGAATCATGAGCACCCATAAGTTATCTCGCAGGTTCAGGCCTTGGGCATACAGCAGGTAGAACGGAACCAACCCGCTATTAAACAGCATCGTGAAAAACATGAGGAACGAGAACAGCTTGCGATGCGTGAAGTCCTGCCGCGATATCGGATACGCATACAGCGACATCGTGAGCAGCGCGATCAGCGTGGCGACCAGCGTGACGAAGAACGACGTTCCGTACGATCTGACAATGCTCCACCAGTCGCTCAGCAGGAAATCATAAGCGGAGAGGCTGAACTTTTCCGGCCACAGCTTATAGCCGTTTACCAAGACCGCATTTTCGTCCGAGAACGATACGGCTATGACGAGAACCAGCGGGAGCACGCACAGGATGGTATAGATCCAGAAGAAACCGTTAATCAGGAAATTCGATAGATTGGAAATGTCATGCAAGCTTTGGGGCCGATTGGACCGGGCTGCCGCCATGTTGAGCATCCTCCTTAGAACAAGGCATCGTCTTTGCTGATCCGACGAATGACCAGATTGGAAAGCAGCACCAGCACGAACCCGACGACGGCCTGGTACAAGCCTGCCGCGGACGACATGCCGATATCCCCGCTCACGATAAAGCTTTGGTAGACGTAGGTATCGATGACGAGCGTCGTATCATAGAGAATGCCTGAATTGCGGGTTACCTGGAAAAACAGTCCGAAATCGGAGTAGAAAATGCGCCCGATCTGGAGGAGCGTCAGAATGATGATAACGGGACGAATGAGCGGAAGCGTTATGCTGCGGATCTGCCGCCATCTGGAGGCGCCGTCGATCTTGGCCGCTTCGTAGTATTCGTTGTCGATCCCGATGATCGCCGCCAAGAAGATGACCGCGTAGTAGCCGATGCCCTTCCATGTATTAATGATGGGGAGGATGATCGTCCACCACTTCGGCTCCGTATACCAGTCGATCGGCTCCATGCCGAGCCATGGGAGCACGAACCGGTTCATAATGCCGATATCCGGATTCAAGAAGGCGTACACGAGATAGGAAATGACGACCATGGATAGAAAATAAGGCAGAAACATCGCGGTCTGATGCAGCTTGGCCAGCCGCCGGTTCCGCATCGCATTGAAGAGGAGGGCAAGCGTTACGCCGATCACCAGGTTAAGCACGATGAACACGGCGTTGTAGAGCAGCGTATTGCGGGTAATGATCCACGCGTCGCTCGTGCTGAACAAATAGTCGAAGTTATCGAGTCCGACCCATTTGCTGTCCAGGAAGCTTTGGATAAAGCCCGATGCCGAATACTCGATCTGCTTGAAGGCGATCAACGAGCCGATCATCGGGATGTAGTTGTTCAGCAGCAGCACGAGCAGCGCGGGCGTCATCATGATATAGAAGGCGCCGAACTTTTTCCAATAGCCGATATTTTGCTTCGGCTTCGTCCGCGCGTTCGGCGTCTTCGCCTTGATGATGACCTCGGCAGCATCCGTTGAAGGTGTCATCCCTACCATCCTTTCCTCTCGTATAGGTTTATTGTAAGAGGAGGCAGGGTCTTCCATCTATCTACTGCGGTGACGCATATAGCACTTTCGTGACATTCGGGGGATTCCGCAGGCTTGTGGCCGCTTATCGCATAACCTGATGCTTCTTGCGGTACTCCTGGGGCGACAGCCCCGTCATCTTCTTGAACAGCTTGGCGAAATACGAGAAATGTACGTAGCCGACGCTCTCGGCAATGTTGCTGATTTTATCGTTCGTATCGACAAGGTCGCGCTTCGCCCGTTCAATGCGCGTTACGGTGATGTAGTCGGACAAGGAAAGCCCCGTTTCTTTGCGGAACAGGCGCGACAAATACGCCGGATTCCGATACACGCAAGCGGCGATATCGTCCCGCGTCAGCTCCGTATGCAATCGCTCCAGAATGAAGCTTTGCACTTTCGCAACGACCGCCGACGCGTCGCGCGGGCGATCGGCGAGCTCTTGTCCCATCCGCGCAACCATTCGCGATGCCCACGCCAGCAGCTGGAGCGAATTGCGGGGGATTTGAACATCCCTTAATTCGTTCACCGTGAACACGTCATACACCGATATCCCTTTCCGGTAGGCGACCCGGTATAGCATCGTCATCATGCCATGATAGAATAGCTCCAGCGCTTCGCGGCTGGCCTGCTCAGCCTGCCACTGCGTGAGCGTCTCTTCCAGCTGCACGGCAAGCTGCTCGTGGCAGCCGTTATCGAGCAGCTCCCCCCATTCCGCGAACGACGGCATTTGGATGCCCGAGCCGCCGCTGCCTCCCGTTTCGAAGCCGCTGCGCAGCGCATCCTGCACCGATTGCTGCGCGGATACATTGGCCCGCTCCAGCTGCTGCAGCCGCTCGATGGCCGCGGCCAATCCGCCGATCGCAGCCGGCTCTCCCACGTAACAGGAAACGCGGCAGTGAAAATACGATTGGCACGCCTGCACGTATTCGCGGCAGCGCTCCAGCAGCGCGGCACGGTCGGCGCTCCCGCCTTCGGGCAAATAGAGCAGCGCCATATTCAGCTCATTGCGGTCCTGCAGCACCGAGCCCGGCCATTCGGCGAGAATGATTTCCGCCGCCGATTTGCGCAGCGCGTACTCCATAATGCTCTCATCCCGCGCGTCGAGCTCGATATCCCACTGCTCGATGCTGAGCAGAACGGGCAGCACGCTCCCTTCCGCGGTCAGCGGAATATCGAAATACTCCAATTGCCGGCTCAGCCTTTCGGCAGACAGGCGAACCCGGCCGCTCAGCTGCTCCTGCCAGAAGCGCTCCACCAAGATCGGAAGCTGGCTCTTCCACTGCCTGCGGTTGACGTCTACCATCGCTTCGAACTGCTGCCGTTCTTTCCGCTGCCCGATCTCGGCTATGGCTCGCTGCACGATCAGCTTCAACGTATCGTGATCGACCGGCTTCAGGATATAGTCGAAGCTGCCGTGATGCAGCGCATCCTGCGCATAATCGAACCGGGCATGCCCCGTTAAGAAGATCGTCAGCGCATTGGGTCGCTTCTCCTTCGTCCAGCGCAGCAGCTCCAGCCCGTTCAATCCGGGCATCTCAATATCCGAGATGACCAGATCGACGGGATGCTGCTCCAGCAGCCGCATCGCCTCCGCGGCATCCTCGGCTTCCAATATCAGAGAAATCGGCAAATCGCTCCAATCAATGCCTTGCGTTATGCCTTTCAGCGCATAGATCTCATCATCGACTACGAGCATGTTGACCATGGTTCGTTACCCACCTTCTCGCTTATATGCGCTGTCGTCCTGCTGCGCCGGGCCGGATATTGGAAGACGCAGCCGAACGATGGCTCCTCCGGCTGCCCCGTTATTAAACGAAATGCCGCCTTCGGTTCCGTATAGCATCGTAAATCGGCGAAGAATATTCCAGATGCCCAAATGCTGCTCGCCCTCTCCCTCCGCATACGTTCCGCTTTGCAAGCCTTCCAGAAACGCCTCCGGAAACCCCGGACCGTTATCCTGAATGCTCATCCGGAGGAAGCGTTCCGGCTCCTCCGCATCCTGCTCCGAATGGATAAAGATGCGGAATGGCTGGCCGTTCTGCGGCTTTTTACTGAAGCCATGGATGACCGCGTTTTCAACGAACGGCTGCAGGAGCAGCGGAGACAGCTGCACGGCCATATGCTCCGGCATAACCCGAATCTCGTATTCCAGCTTCGTCACGTAGCGGATTTTCTGGATTTCCAAGTAGTGCTCGATATGCCGCAGCTCGTCCTCCAGCGACACTCTTGTCCGATGGCCGAGCATGACGAAACGGAAATAGTCCGCCAAATGCAGGCTCATTTTCTGAACCAGCTTATAGTCCTTGAGGGCGGCCAAATTGTAGATAATATTCAAGCTGTTCATGTAGAAGTGGGGATTGATCTGGATTTGCAAATGCTTGTACTCCGCCTTCTGCACCCGCAGCTGCTCTTCGTAGACGTCGATCTTCAGCTTCTCGATCTGTTCCGCCATCTGGTTGAACGTTCCCGACATGAAGGCGAACTCGCTGTTGCTCGTTTCTGCCGGCATCCGGACGCCGAGCTGTCCCTGCCCCAGCTTGCGCATCCCGCGCACGAGCGCGACAAGCGGCTTGAACATGACCCGCTGCAGGAACAGCAAATACAAGGAGAGCACAATGGCGACGATAAGCGGAATCCAAATGTACAGCATCTTCTGGAAATACGGCAGGTTTTTCAAAATATACGTTTCCGGAATGACGATCATGTAGTGGATATCCGAAATGGCGGAAGGCTGCGTAATGACGAGAAAATGGTTCTGGTTCCATTTCGTCCGGCCCTGCTTCGTCATCTCGACGATGTCCTTGTGCACGATCGTTTCCTGGACGACCGGCAGCGGCGAATTCGTCAACGGATTGCCCGCCGGATCCACCACGAATGCGGCCCCGTCGGGACCGACATCGAACTTGCTTAACACTTCGTTCAGCTGATCGATCTGCACGAGCGCCCCGATATAGACGCCAGAGCCGAGGTCGACTGTTTTGATCAAATAATTCGTATCGTTCGGAATGGAGAAGCGTTCCCAGCGCTGCGTCTCTTCCGGCAAATCCTTGGAAGCGAGCTCCGTGGTATACGCCTGCAAGGCGGATTGAACCTCCGCGAAATGGAAGCTGTATTGCGTGGAAAAAAACATGTCGTCATCCTTGCGGGAATAGACGAAAAAGGTATCGACTTTATTGTAATAGCCGGTATCGAGCAGGAAGCGCCGCGTCAGCTCCATTTTGACCATCGTGTAGTCGGAATCGTCCTCGGCCAGCGACAGCTCCTGCAGCGATTGAATGTCCGGGTCGCCCTGCATCCGGTACAAATAGCGCATCGTTTCCCGGAGAATGGCGTCGTTATTGACGACCTGCTGCTCCATCAGGTTGTTGTAGTGCAGCGAAATCTGTTCGCGTACGACCTTCGTCGCATACACGTTGTTGTAGATCAGGAACAGCACCATGGGTGCGGTCATCAGCAGAAATCCGAATACGATTTTGAACCGAACGGACTGCCAAAACGGCATCGTCATCCACCCTCGCCCGATAAGCTTCGTTTGCCCTTTCAGCATACATGACGAAAATGAAAGCGGCAACAACATATGCGAAAAGGCCTATTTCTTCGACAGGGCAAACGCTTCGATCTGCGCGATATGGTGCCGATTATGCCAAACGAACCGCTGCAGCGCCGTGTCCAACGTAACGGTTCCCAAGGCCAGCGTCCTCAAAGTCCGGCTGAACGCTTCCGGAGGCAGCTTCTGAACCAGCACAAAGAACCGCCGGTGAAGCACCTCCAACAGCAGAATGGAATCCTCCAGCGGCATTGCCCCGTAGTCCGGCAGCTCCGCGAACAGATCCTCCCTGTACGAGCTGGCCAGCGGCTCCTCCTCGGTCAGCGCCCGCTTGAACCGCAAGTACGCATTCATATCGTTGTCGGCCATATGATGCGCAATCTGCCTGACCGACCAGCCGCCTTCGCGGTACGGAATGTCGAGCTGCCCCGGCTTCAGCAAAGCAGCGCAAGCTCTCAGTAGCTTCGTTAAATCAGGGATATGTGAAATGAAGGCGGCCCTGTCCTCGTTCGTACATTGAGGCATGGCTTCGAACTTTCCGATCGGATAGCGTAACCGATCGATGTGATCACCCATTTTCGCAGCTCCTTCGCTAGAAAATATTCGATTTTTCTCCACAGCAATTCATGGGTAAATATGTAAAACTTAACCTGTAAGCTATCCGCTCACACTCGGGAGGGAACCTTGGATGGAAAGATCCGTTCTTGCAAAAATGTATCCCAATTTAACTCAACCGCATAAATGGGGAAGCATCACTTCAACCTTCGAAGCTTCCATACCTCCGGAACCGTTGATCGGCAATGTCAACATGGTCCCCTTTATCGGCGGGAAATGCGTGTTAATCCGGTTAGACAACGGCAAATGGGAAATGCCCGGAGGCACGCTGGAACCGAATGAGCATTATCTCTCCGCCATTCGCCGCGAGCTTATGGAAGAAGCCGGAGCACGGCTTGTCTCGCCGTTCACCGCATTCGGCGCTTGGCTGTTTCAATCGTCGGCGGACAAGCCGTATCGACCTCATATGCCGCATCCGCTGTCCTATCGAATTGTCGGATACGGCGAGGTCGAAATCGTGTCCGCGCCCGTTATACCGGACGAAGGCGGCGAGAACGTGGTCGCCGTCGAGGCGATGACCTTGCCGGAAGCCAAGCAGCATTTTATCCGGTCGGACCGGCCCGATCTTGCTGAGCTTTATGAGTTGGCGTATACATTACGGAACAACGCGACTAAGCCTATCGGCTAGCGTTCTCGTACTGTTTGTACCATCGGGGCACGATAGATTCGAAGTCGTCGTGGTCATTCATGACTTTGTCGATTTTCTGCATCATCTCGCTCAGCTGATCCGGACACACCTTGAGTGTCCAAACTACGGACGAAATGAGGGTCATAGCAAGATACAGCGAATACAGCTGCCAGAATTCCTCGCTAGGCTCCAGTTGATCATTGTACGCCGAGATTTGTCCAATCGAGAACGGCACGCTGACTTCCGAGCTGAATATACCGACCTTCACGAATTCATGGATGGGATCTCCCCAATCGGCGCGGTTGAAATCAATGATCCCCGAGAGCATCCCATCCTTTACGATCATATTCGCGAGATGATAGTCATCGTGTTGAAAGAGGTTCGGCCTGCCTTTCATAATAGGGAGATGAGCATCGATAAAAGCCAGCAGCTTCGCATCGTTGTTGATCGCAATCCCGCAAGCCGCGTACTCGTTACGGTACCGCTGATGCTTGGCAGCCGCTCGTTCCTCCCATGGCCTCATCTCTTCATCATGACAAGGTACAAGATGCATTTTCTGCAATTCGATGCCCGCCTGAACGCCGATGCTGTATTGCTGTTGCTCCGTTAAATACGGCAGCGCCTCGGATGCCTCGTCCCCCTCGATGTAGGAGACGATCATATAGCCAAGCGCTTGCTCCGGAAGGACGCCAATTGCAATGGGCTTGGAGCATTTCACGTCATGCTGCTCCATCATCTGAAGCCGTTCAAACTCCACCCGCTTCCCCTCATCTTGATCGATGCCATAGGTTCTCAATATGTACTGGCGGCCGCCTTGGCCGTCATAGACCATGTATTTATCGTCGCTGGAGTACCCTTTGTCGATGCGTTCCAGCTTCGTACTGCCGCTTAACAAAGGAATTCGGTTAAGTAAAGCTTCATGTTCATGCATCTGCTCTATGCCCTCTCTTTCGAGCCTTATTCAATGATCTACCAATGCTTTTCCATCGCTTCCTCGCTGGGGGAAAATCCATTTCTCGCATAAAATTCAACGCTTTCGCTGCTCGGCCACAAAATCAGAAATTCAACTTCATTCTCTTTGGCCCACTCCTCCATGACACGATGAATTCTCGTTCCGATCCCTCGGCTCCTATACTCGGGCTGAGTATAGACATTGGTCACATAACCGAAATAAGGGGCATGGGATTTACCGGGCCTCGGAACTTTATGGATGAGCTGAAGATACATATGCGAGACGATTGCGCCCTCGACTTCCGCTGCCCAAATGTACCAATCGCCGCTATTGATCGCTCTATTGAGGAACTCGCCGCACGTTTCATGAAAAGCTTCGAAGCCGACCGAGGGATCGGGTTCCGAAAACTCCCAGCGCATCTGAACAAGCCGATTCACATCATTCGATGAAGCCAAACGTATGATCTCCATTTTCTACGAATCCTCCCGATTGTTCAACTTTGTATTCCTGTAAAAATGAAAGAAAGGGCGAGCATAATCGAGCCGGATTTGTAATCGACAAGGTCATCGAGGAATCGAGTATCGAAGAAAATGATACGAGTCACTCCAGCAAGTGGTACTCCAGTCGAAGGCTCGAATCATACCGGCCACGTTGATATTCTTTTAAAGACAGCTGCAACAGCCCTTCCCGTATACCGGAGAAGGGCTGGTAAATGAATTATTGTTTAACCATTTCTCGAGATCGTTCCAGCTCGGCATTAGCCGTGAAGCATGTGTGAAACGGCATCAATATCGTCTTCTAACAAAACGCGAAAGACGTAAGGGGCATGACTACGGGTGTTGGGCGCGTTGTAATATCTGATGTAGTCATTAAAGTAATCATGAGCATATTCGACCAACTGCCTCGCTAGATCAAGTCTCAATTCATCCAACGTTTCACCGTCTCCAACTATAAACGCGATCTCTTCCACACTGCCAGCGAAACGGTTATTTTCATCCTGCTCATATTCAAATTTCAAATCATACGCCGAGAGAAAAAAGCGCATTTGATCGATAGAAGCCGCAACAATGACATCGCGATTTCTCCGAACGGCTTGAGGCTTCTCACGAACGACAGTATCGATAAAACTGCCCATATTCGCACGAACCTGCGTGGCCAATAGTGCTTCCATCATCATCCCTCCTACACCTCCAATCATAGCATATGCATGAGTAAACGTACATAATGTACATTTCGTACATTTCTATCTCTTATAATTCCCAAGTTCATACCGCATATACTCTATTAAACATTGGTGAATTTCCAGTAAGTATTTGACATCTCTATGATTGTGCTGTAAAAATGAAATAAACCAATTCCATATCCATTGCGATGACGAAGAGAGTACGCATAACGAATACTCCAGAGAGCTGATGGCCGGTGCGAATCAGCGTAGGGATTATGCCGAAGTGGGCTTCCGAGCAACCAAACCGAACCGATTGAAGTAGGCTTTGGCGAAAGTCTCGTCGTTACAAGAGACGCGTATTCAAGCATGCGGCATGCTTCGATACGTCAAAGCGAGTCCGATTCCAGTCGGGCTAATGAAGGTGGTACCACGGGGTTCTCTCGTCCTTTTACAGGATGAGGGCCCCTTTTTTATTTTGAGGAGGGATCGCATGCGCAATGAGATTGAGATCGTGTTGACGGGCATCAAACCAACGGGTAAAGTCCATGTAGGCAACTACATCGGAGCGATCAAGCCGGCGCTTCAAATCGCATCGGCCGGCACTAGCACCGCGCTTTATTTTATCGCCGACTATCATGGATTGACCTTTATTCAGAACCGCAGCGAGTTTCGGGATCTGTCCTACGGCATTGCGGCAACTTGGCTGGCGCTTGGACTCGACCCGGAAAAGGTCATCATCTACCGGCAATCGGACGTACCGGAAATTTTCGAGCTGAGCTGGATCCTCTCGTGCCTGACGCCAAAAGGGCTCATGAACCGCGCGCATGCGTATAAAGCGATCGCCGACAAAAACGAGCAGCTGGGCGTAGAGCCGGATACGGGCGTTAATATCGG
It includes:
- a CDS encoding NUDIX hydrolase, with the translated sequence MERSVLAKMYPNLTQPHKWGSITSTFEASIPPEPLIGNVNMVPFIGGKCVLIRLDNGKWEMPGGTLEPNEHYLSAIRRELMEEAGARLVSPFTAFGAWLFQSSADKPYRPHMPHPLSYRIVGYGEVEIVSAPVIPDEGGENVVAVEAMTLPEAKQHFIRSDRPDLAELYELAYTLRNNATKPIG
- a CDS encoding aminoglycoside phosphotransferase family protein; translated protein: MHEHEALLNRIPLLSGSTKLERIDKGYSSDDKYMVYDGQGGRQYILRTYGIDQDEGKRVEFERLQMMEQHDVKCSKPIAIGVLPEQALGYMIVSYIEGDEASEALPYLTEQQQYSIGVQAGIELQKMHLVPCHDEEMRPWEERAAAKHQRYRNEYAACGIAINNDAKLLAFIDAHLPIMKGRPNLFQHDDYHLANMIVKDGMLSGIIDFNRADWGDPIHEFVKVGIFSSEVSVPFSIGQISAYNDQLEPSEEFWQLYSLYLAMTLISSVVWTLKVCPDQLSEMMQKIDKVMNDHDDFESIVPRWYKQYENASR
- a CDS encoding ABC transporter substrate-binding protein, with amino-acid sequence MFKGKSKLRQSISLIVGGSLVLSALPVASAAGGSTLEPYKLTLYYPGSPAKDEAKVEAKMSIYLTDKINATMDLIPIDWGQWDSKMNLLKASREPMDIIFTAQWNGHANDVAKNVFLALDDPKGPAGNLIAKYGKDITKSLDPAFLAGAKVNGHNYGVPTNKELAAQGGVIYRKDIASKLGLTAQLDKVKTVNDLAPILAKVKQKMPSMTPLFLRDGDNFNSHYFQQQDFLGDTTIEGLIRKDGTSTKVITRFDDKKYMDQLTLTRSLFKKGYINRDAATTQLSGQDALKKGNVFMIVASLKPGKDAEVAIAANLAGKLKQINMTERTVSTGETAGSMLGISSTSKDPARAMMFINLLHSDKYLNNLLNFGVQGDHYEKVSGEIIKPGPNAANYNPGATWMFGNQFLNYVWNTEASNKWAQFKAFNKGAKLSPALGFTFNAQPVKSQVAALVTVRNKYIAGLETGAIDPSKASEFQKKLKANGLDKVLKEKQKQLNAFLASKKK
- a CDS encoding carbohydrate ABC transporter permease — encoded protein: MAAARSNRPQSLHDISNLSNFLINGFFWIYTILCVLPLVLVIAVSFSDENAVLVNGYKLWPEKFSLSAYDFLLSDWWSIVRSYGTSFFVTLVATLIALLTMSLYAYPISRQDFTHRKLFSFLMFFTMLFNSGLVPFYLLYAQGLNLRDNLWVLMIPMFVQPFFVLVLRTFFTNSVPSALLESAKIDGSGEWRIFAQIVLPLSLPVLATVGLFCTLNYWNDWFLSLLFINDDSLYTIQFRMYQALLDVTFLSANSSAYSAILAQNPDYQLPTETVTMAMAVVGIGPIVLAYPFFQRFFVKGLTVGAVKG
- a CDS encoding ABC transporter permease, translated to MTPSTDAAEVIIKAKTPNARTKPKQNIGYWKKFGAFYIMMTPALLVLLLNNYIPMIGSLIAFKQIEYSASGFIQSFLDSKWVGLDNFDYLFSTSDAWIITRNTLLYNAVFIVLNLVIGVTLALLFNAMRNRRLAKLHQTAMFLPYFLSMVVISYLVYAFLNPDIGIMNRFVLPWLGMEPIDWYTEPKWWTIILPIINTWKGIGYYAVIFLAAIIGIDNEYYEAAKIDGASRWRQIRSITLPLIRPVIIILTLLQIGRIFYSDFGLFFQVTRNSGILYDTTLVIDTYVYQSFIVSGDIGMSSAAGLYQAVVGFVLVLLSNLVIRRISKDDALF
- a CDS encoding response regulator; this translates as MVNMLVVDDEIYALKGITQGIDWSDLPISLILEAEDAAEAMRLLEQHPVDLVISDIEMPGLNGLELLRWTKEKRPNALTIFLTGHARFDYAQDALHHGSFDYILKPVDHDTLKLIVQRAIAEIGQRKERQQFEAMVDVNRRQWKSQLPILVERFWQEQLSGRVRLSAERLSRQLEYFDIPLTAEGSVLPVLLSIEQWDIELDARDESIMEYALRKSAAEIILAEWPGSVLQDRNELNMALLYLPEGGSADRAALLERCREYVQACQSYFHCRVSCYVGEPAAIGGLAAAIERLQQLERANVSAQQSVQDALRSGFETGGSGGSGIQMPSFAEWGELLDNGCHEQLAVQLEETLTQWQAEQASREALELFYHGMMTMLYRVAYRKGISVYDVFTVNELRDVQIPRNSLQLLAWASRMVARMGQELADRPRDASAVVAKVQSFILERLHTELTRDDIAACVYRNPAYLSRLFRKETGLSLSDYITVTRIERAKRDLVDTNDKISNIAESVGYVHFSYFAKLFKKMTGLSPQEYRKKHQVMR
- a CDS encoding GNAT family N-acetyltransferase — its product is MEIIRLASSNDVNRLVQMRWEFSEPDPSVGFEAFHETCGEFLNRAINSGDWYIWAAEVEGAIVSHMYLQLIHKVPRPGKSHAPYFGYVTNVYTQPEYRSRGIGTRIHRVMEEWAKENEVEFLILWPSSESVEFYARNGFSPSEEAMEKHW
- a CDS encoding YfiT family bacillithiol transferase, encoding MGDHIDRLRYPIGKFEAMPQCTNEDRAAFISHIPDLTKLLRACAALLKPGQLDIPYREGGWSVRQIAHHMADNDMNAYLRFKRALTEEEPLASSYREDLFAELPDYGAMPLEDSILLLEVLHRRFFVLVQKLPPEAFSRTLRTLALGTVTLDTALQRFVWHNRHHIAQIEAFALSKK
- a CDS encoding cache domain-containing sensor histidine kinase, whose product is MTMPFWQSVRFKIVFGFLLMTAPMVLFLIYNNVYATKVVREQISLHYNNLMEQQVVNNDAILRETMRYLYRMQGDPDIQSLQELSLAEDDSDYTMVKMELTRRFLLDTGYYNKVDTFFVYSRKDDDMFFSTQYSFHFAEVQSALQAYTTELASKDLPEETQRWERFSIPNDTNYLIKTVDLGSGVYIGALVQIDQLNEVLSKFDVGPDGAAFVVDPAGNPLTNSPLPVVQETIVHKDIVEMTKQGRTKWNQNHFLVITQPSAISDIHYMIVIPETYILKNLPYFQKMLYIWIPLIVAIVLSLYLLFLQRVMFKPLVALVRGMRKLGQGQLGVRMPAETSNSEFAFMSGTFNQMAEQIEKLKIDVYEEQLRVQKAEYKHLQIQINPHFYMNSLNIIYNLAALKDYKLVQKMSLHLADYFRFVMLGHRTRVSLEDELRHIEHYLEIQKIRYVTKLEYEIRVMPEHMAVQLSPLLLQPFVENAVIHGFSKKPQNGQPFRIFIHSEQDAEEPERFLRMSIQDNGPGFPEAFLEGLQSGTYAEGEGEQHLGIWNILRRFTMLYGTEGGISFNNGAAGGAIVRLRLPISGPAQQDDSAYKREGG